In Salmo salar chromosome ssa03, Ssal_v3.1, whole genome shotgun sequence, a single genomic region encodes these proteins:
- the LOC106599379 gene encoding sodium- and chloride-dependent glycine transporter 1 isoform X1: MTTTHSLWRKGVNEELRSGNERTTGHYQTMSESNSNAACTADQNGAVPGEPVKTDKNSRRGNWGNQIEFILTSVGYAVGLGNVWRFPYLCYRNGGGAFMFPYFIMLVFCGIPLFFLELSFGQFASQGCLGVWRISPMFKGVGYGMMVVSTYIGIYYNVVICIAFYYFFSSMTNLLPWTYCNNPWNTPTCNGVVTPTGINNTLANVTRSLVTGAAEVAVEVVNKTKRTSPSEEYWKHYVLKISDDIGNFGEVRLPILGCLAVSWVVVFLCLIRGVKSSGKVVYFTATFPYVVLTILFIRGITLEGAVTGIKYYLTPQWHKILDAKVWGDAASQIFYSLGCAWGGLITMASYNKFHNNCYRDSIIISITNCATSVYAGFVIFSILGFMAHHLNVDVSEVADHGPGLAFVAYPEALTLLPISPLWSLLFFFMLILLGLGTQFCLLETLVTAIVDEIGTDWIIRNKTVVTGGVAIVGFLLGVPLTTQAGIYWLLLMDNYAASFSLVIISCIMCICIMYVYGHKKYFKDVEMMLGFPPPIFFRVCWRFVSPIIISFILIFTVIQYKPITYNDYVYPGWSLAIGFLMAMSSVTCIPIYALYKISKSEGTTFLERLKNSCKADIKWGPALSEHRIGHYAAPSSEGEVEVRPLKEELKEKEDEKRDEISLTIQGSNGSTAHNTTPSA, translated from the exons aatggaGCTGTTCCAGGGGAACCCGTGAAGACGGATAAGAACTCCAGGAGAGGGAACTGGGGGAACCAGATAGAGTTTATCCTCACCAGCGTGGGCTATGCCGTGGGCCTGGGAAACGTATGGAGGTTCCCCTACCTCTGCTACAGAAATGGAGGAG GAGCCTTCATGTTCCCCTACTTCATAATGCTTGTGTTCTGTGGGATCCCTCTGTTCTTCCTGGAGCTCTCCTTCGGACAGTTCGCCAGCCAGGGATGCCTGGGGGTCTGGAGGATCAGCCCTATGTTCAAAG GTGTGGGCTACGGAATGATGGTGGTGTCCACCTACATCGGTATCTACTACAACGTGGTGATCTGCATCGCCTTCTACTATTTCTTCTCCTCCATGACCAACCTGCTGCCGTGGACCTACTGCAACAACCCCTGGAACACGCCCACCTGCAACGGCGTGGTGACGCCCACGGGCATCAACAACACCCTGGCCAACGTCACCCGCAGCCTGGTCACCGGGGCCGCTGAGGTCGCCGTGGAGGTGGTCAATAAGACCAAGAGGACCAGCCCCAGCGAGGAGTACTGGAA ACACTATGTGCTGAAGATCTCAGACGACATCGGGAATTTCGGGGAAGTCCGTCTCCCTATTCTGGGATGTCTGGCcgtgtcctgggtggtggtcttCCTCTGTCTCATCAGAGGAGTCAAGTCTTCAGGAAAG GTGGTGTACTTCACAGCGACGTTCCCCTACGTGGTGCTGACCATCCTGTTCATCAGAGGCATCACCCTGGAGGGAGCTGTCACCGGCATCAAGTACTACCTGACCCCACAGTGGCATAAGATCCTCGACGCTAAG GTGTGGGGAGACGCTGCCTCTCAGATCTTCTACTCTCTGGGCTGTGCATGGGGAGGCCTCATCACTATGGCCTCCTACAACAAGTTCCACAACAACTGCTACAG GGACAGCATCATCATCAGCATCACCAACTGTGCGACCAGCGTGTATGCAGGCTTCGTCATCTTCTCCATCCTGGGCTTCATGGCCCACCACCTGAACGTAGATGTATCTGAGGTGGCCGACCACGGCCCCGGCCTGGCCTTCGTGGCCTACCCAGAGGCCCTCACTCTGCTGCCCATCTCCCCCCTCTGGTCCCTGCTCTTCTTCTTCATGCTCATCCTGCTGGGCCTGGGGACGCAG TTCTGCCTGCTGGAGACCCTGGTGACGGCCATCGTGGATGAGATCGGTACTGACTGGATCATTAGGAACAAGACGGTGGTCACAGGAGGAGTGGCTATAGTGGGCTTCCTGCTGGGGGTGCCGCTCACCACACAG GCTGGGATCTACTGGCTACTGCTCATGGATAACTACGCTGCTAGTTTCTCTCTGGTTATCATCTCCTGCATCATGTGCATCTGCATCATGTACGTCTATG GACACAAGAAATACTTCAAGGACGTTGAGATGATGCTGGGTTTCCCCCCTCCCATCTTCTTCCGGGTCTGCTGGAGATTCGTGTCGCCCATCATCATATCT TTCATCCTGATCTTCACAGTGATCCAGTATAAGCCCATCACCTACAATGACTACGTGTACCCCGGCTGGTCCCTAGCCATCGGCTTCCTTATGGCCATGTCCTCTGTCACATGTATACCCATCTATGCTCTCTACAAGATCTCCAAGTCCGAGGGAACAACATTTTTGGAG CGGTTGAAGAATTCATGCAAGGCGGACATAAAGTGGGGCCCGGCCCTGAGTGAGCACCGGATAGGCCACTACGCCGCCCCAAGCTCAGAGGGAGAAGTGGAGGTGCGTCCCCTGAAAGAGGAGCTgaaggagaaggaggatgagAAGAGGGATGAGATCAGCCTCACCATCCAGGGCAGCAACGGCTCCACAGCACACAACACTACCCCCAGCGCATAG
- the LOC106599379 gene encoding sodium- and chloride-dependent glycine transporter 1 isoform X4, whose translation MVLLANGAVPGEPVKTDKNSRRGNWGNQIEFILTSVGYAVGLGNVWRFPYLCYRNGGGAFMFPYFIMLVFCGIPLFFLELSFGQFASQGCLGVWRISPMFKGVGYGMMVVSTYIGIYYNVVICIAFYYFFSSMTNLLPWTYCNNPWNTPTCNGVVTPTGINNTLANVTRSLVTGAAEVAVEVVNKTKRTSPSEEYWKHYVLKISDDIGNFGEVRLPILGCLAVSWVVVFLCLIRGVKSSGKVVYFTATFPYVVLTILFIRGITLEGAVTGIKYYLTPQWHKILDAKVWGDAASQIFYSLGCAWGGLITMASYNKFHNNCYRDSIIISITNCATSVYAGFVIFSILGFMAHHLNVDVSEVADHGPGLAFVAYPEALTLLPISPLWSLLFFFMLILLGLGTQFCLLETLVTAIVDEIGTDWIIRNKTVVTGGVAIVGFLLGVPLTTQAGIYWLLLMDNYAASFSLVIISCIMCICIMYVYGHKKYFKDVEMMLGFPPPIFFRVCWRFVSPIIISFILIFTVIQYKPITYNDYVYPGWSLAIGFLMAMSSVTCIPIYALYKISKSEGTTFLERLKNSCKADIKWGPALSEHRIGHYAAPSSEGEVEVRPLKEELKEKEDEKRDEISLTIQGSNGSTAHNTTPSA comes from the exons aatggaGCTGTTCCAGGGGAACCCGTGAAGACGGATAAGAACTCCAGGAGAGGGAACTGGGGGAACCAGATAGAGTTTATCCTCACCAGCGTGGGCTATGCCGTGGGCCTGGGAAACGTATGGAGGTTCCCCTACCTCTGCTACAGAAATGGAGGAG GAGCCTTCATGTTCCCCTACTTCATAATGCTTGTGTTCTGTGGGATCCCTCTGTTCTTCCTGGAGCTCTCCTTCGGACAGTTCGCCAGCCAGGGATGCCTGGGGGTCTGGAGGATCAGCCCTATGTTCAAAG GTGTGGGCTACGGAATGATGGTGGTGTCCACCTACATCGGTATCTACTACAACGTGGTGATCTGCATCGCCTTCTACTATTTCTTCTCCTCCATGACCAACCTGCTGCCGTGGACCTACTGCAACAACCCCTGGAACACGCCCACCTGCAACGGCGTGGTGACGCCCACGGGCATCAACAACACCCTGGCCAACGTCACCCGCAGCCTGGTCACCGGGGCCGCTGAGGTCGCCGTGGAGGTGGTCAATAAGACCAAGAGGACCAGCCCCAGCGAGGAGTACTGGAA ACACTATGTGCTGAAGATCTCAGACGACATCGGGAATTTCGGGGAAGTCCGTCTCCCTATTCTGGGATGTCTGGCcgtgtcctgggtggtggtcttCCTCTGTCTCATCAGAGGAGTCAAGTCTTCAGGAAAG GTGGTGTACTTCACAGCGACGTTCCCCTACGTGGTGCTGACCATCCTGTTCATCAGAGGCATCACCCTGGAGGGAGCTGTCACCGGCATCAAGTACTACCTGACCCCACAGTGGCATAAGATCCTCGACGCTAAG GTGTGGGGAGACGCTGCCTCTCAGATCTTCTACTCTCTGGGCTGTGCATGGGGAGGCCTCATCACTATGGCCTCCTACAACAAGTTCCACAACAACTGCTACAG GGACAGCATCATCATCAGCATCACCAACTGTGCGACCAGCGTGTATGCAGGCTTCGTCATCTTCTCCATCCTGGGCTTCATGGCCCACCACCTGAACGTAGATGTATCTGAGGTGGCCGACCACGGCCCCGGCCTGGCCTTCGTGGCCTACCCAGAGGCCCTCACTCTGCTGCCCATCTCCCCCCTCTGGTCCCTGCTCTTCTTCTTCATGCTCATCCTGCTGGGCCTGGGGACGCAG TTCTGCCTGCTGGAGACCCTGGTGACGGCCATCGTGGATGAGATCGGTACTGACTGGATCATTAGGAACAAGACGGTGGTCACAGGAGGAGTGGCTATAGTGGGCTTCCTGCTGGGGGTGCCGCTCACCACACAG GCTGGGATCTACTGGCTACTGCTCATGGATAACTACGCTGCTAGTTTCTCTCTGGTTATCATCTCCTGCATCATGTGCATCTGCATCATGTACGTCTATG GACACAAGAAATACTTCAAGGACGTTGAGATGATGCTGGGTTTCCCCCCTCCCATCTTCTTCCGGGTCTGCTGGAGATTCGTGTCGCCCATCATCATATCT TTCATCCTGATCTTCACAGTGATCCAGTATAAGCCCATCACCTACAATGACTACGTGTACCCCGGCTGGTCCCTAGCCATCGGCTTCCTTATGGCCATGTCCTCTGTCACATGTATACCCATCTATGCTCTCTACAAGATCTCCAAGTCCGAGGGAACAACATTTTTGGAG CGGTTGAAGAATTCATGCAAGGCGGACATAAAGTGGGGCCCGGCCCTGAGTGAGCACCGGATAGGCCACTACGCCGCCCCAAGCTCAGAGGGAGAAGTGGAGGTGCGTCCCCTGAAAGAGGAGCTgaaggagaaggaggatgagAAGAGGGATGAGATCAGCCTCACCATCCAGGGCAGCAACGGCTCCACAGCACACAACACTACCCCCAGCGCATAG
- the LOC106599379 gene encoding sodium- and chloride-dependent glycine transporter 1 isoform X2 yields the protein MSESNSNAACTADQNGAVPGEPVKTDKNSRRGNWGNQIEFILTSVGYAVGLGNVWRFPYLCYRNGGGAFMFPYFIMLVFCGIPLFFLELSFGQFASQGCLGVWRISPMFKGVGYGMMVVSTYIGIYYNVVICIAFYYFFSSMTNLLPWTYCNNPWNTPTCNGVVTPTGINNTLANVTRSLVTGAAEVAVEVVNKTKRTSPSEEYWKHYVLKISDDIGNFGEVRLPILGCLAVSWVVVFLCLIRGVKSSGKVVYFTATFPYVVLTILFIRGITLEGAVTGIKYYLTPQWHKILDAKVWGDAASQIFYSLGCAWGGLITMASYNKFHNNCYRDSIIISITNCATSVYAGFVIFSILGFMAHHLNVDVSEVADHGPGLAFVAYPEALTLLPISPLWSLLFFFMLILLGLGTQFCLLETLVTAIVDEIGTDWIIRNKTVVTGGVAIVGFLLGVPLTTQAGIYWLLLMDNYAASFSLVIISCIMCICIMYVYGHKKYFKDVEMMLGFPPPIFFRVCWRFVSPIIISFILIFTVIQYKPITYNDYVYPGWSLAIGFLMAMSSVTCIPIYALYKISKSEGTTFLERLKNSCKADIKWGPALSEHRIGHYAAPSSEGEVEVRPLKEELKEKEDEKRDEISLTIQGSNGSTAHNTTPSA from the exons aatggaGCTGTTCCAGGGGAACCCGTGAAGACGGATAAGAACTCCAGGAGAGGGAACTGGGGGAACCAGATAGAGTTTATCCTCACCAGCGTGGGCTATGCCGTGGGCCTGGGAAACGTATGGAGGTTCCCCTACCTCTGCTACAGAAATGGAGGAG GAGCCTTCATGTTCCCCTACTTCATAATGCTTGTGTTCTGTGGGATCCCTCTGTTCTTCCTGGAGCTCTCCTTCGGACAGTTCGCCAGCCAGGGATGCCTGGGGGTCTGGAGGATCAGCCCTATGTTCAAAG GTGTGGGCTACGGAATGATGGTGGTGTCCACCTACATCGGTATCTACTACAACGTGGTGATCTGCATCGCCTTCTACTATTTCTTCTCCTCCATGACCAACCTGCTGCCGTGGACCTACTGCAACAACCCCTGGAACACGCCCACCTGCAACGGCGTGGTGACGCCCACGGGCATCAACAACACCCTGGCCAACGTCACCCGCAGCCTGGTCACCGGGGCCGCTGAGGTCGCCGTGGAGGTGGTCAATAAGACCAAGAGGACCAGCCCCAGCGAGGAGTACTGGAA ACACTATGTGCTGAAGATCTCAGACGACATCGGGAATTTCGGGGAAGTCCGTCTCCCTATTCTGGGATGTCTGGCcgtgtcctgggtggtggtcttCCTCTGTCTCATCAGAGGAGTCAAGTCTTCAGGAAAG GTGGTGTACTTCACAGCGACGTTCCCCTACGTGGTGCTGACCATCCTGTTCATCAGAGGCATCACCCTGGAGGGAGCTGTCACCGGCATCAAGTACTACCTGACCCCACAGTGGCATAAGATCCTCGACGCTAAG GTGTGGGGAGACGCTGCCTCTCAGATCTTCTACTCTCTGGGCTGTGCATGGGGAGGCCTCATCACTATGGCCTCCTACAACAAGTTCCACAACAACTGCTACAG GGACAGCATCATCATCAGCATCACCAACTGTGCGACCAGCGTGTATGCAGGCTTCGTCATCTTCTCCATCCTGGGCTTCATGGCCCACCACCTGAACGTAGATGTATCTGAGGTGGCCGACCACGGCCCCGGCCTGGCCTTCGTGGCCTACCCAGAGGCCCTCACTCTGCTGCCCATCTCCCCCCTCTGGTCCCTGCTCTTCTTCTTCATGCTCATCCTGCTGGGCCTGGGGACGCAG TTCTGCCTGCTGGAGACCCTGGTGACGGCCATCGTGGATGAGATCGGTACTGACTGGATCATTAGGAACAAGACGGTGGTCACAGGAGGAGTGGCTATAGTGGGCTTCCTGCTGGGGGTGCCGCTCACCACACAG GCTGGGATCTACTGGCTACTGCTCATGGATAACTACGCTGCTAGTTTCTCTCTGGTTATCATCTCCTGCATCATGTGCATCTGCATCATGTACGTCTATG GACACAAGAAATACTTCAAGGACGTTGAGATGATGCTGGGTTTCCCCCCTCCCATCTTCTTCCGGGTCTGCTGGAGATTCGTGTCGCCCATCATCATATCT TTCATCCTGATCTTCACAGTGATCCAGTATAAGCCCATCACCTACAATGACTACGTGTACCCCGGCTGGTCCCTAGCCATCGGCTTCCTTATGGCCATGTCCTCTGTCACATGTATACCCATCTATGCTCTCTACAAGATCTCCAAGTCCGAGGGAACAACATTTTTGGAG CGGTTGAAGAATTCATGCAAGGCGGACATAAAGTGGGGCCCGGCCCTGAGTGAGCACCGGATAGGCCACTACGCCGCCCCAAGCTCAGAGGGAGAAGTGGAGGTGCGTCCCCTGAAAGAGGAGCTgaaggagaaggaggatgagAAGAGGGATGAGATCAGCCTCACCATCCAGGGCAGCAACGGCTCCACAGCACACAACACTACCCCCAGCGCATAG
- the LOC106599379 gene encoding sodium- and chloride-dependent glycine transporter 1 isoform X3, which yields MEEKQFSGILNGAVPGEPVKTDKNSRRGNWGNQIEFILTSVGYAVGLGNVWRFPYLCYRNGGGAFMFPYFIMLVFCGIPLFFLELSFGQFASQGCLGVWRISPMFKGVGYGMMVVSTYIGIYYNVVICIAFYYFFSSMTNLLPWTYCNNPWNTPTCNGVVTPTGINNTLANVTRSLVTGAAEVAVEVVNKTKRTSPSEEYWKHYVLKISDDIGNFGEVRLPILGCLAVSWVVVFLCLIRGVKSSGKVVYFTATFPYVVLTILFIRGITLEGAVTGIKYYLTPQWHKILDAKVWGDAASQIFYSLGCAWGGLITMASYNKFHNNCYRDSIIISITNCATSVYAGFVIFSILGFMAHHLNVDVSEVADHGPGLAFVAYPEALTLLPISPLWSLLFFFMLILLGLGTQFCLLETLVTAIVDEIGTDWIIRNKTVVTGGVAIVGFLLGVPLTTQAGIYWLLLMDNYAASFSLVIISCIMCICIMYVYGHKKYFKDVEMMLGFPPPIFFRVCWRFVSPIIISFILIFTVIQYKPITYNDYVYPGWSLAIGFLMAMSSVTCIPIYALYKISKSEGTTFLERLKNSCKADIKWGPALSEHRIGHYAAPSSEGEVEVRPLKEELKEKEDEKRDEISLTIQGSNGSTAHNTTPSA from the exons aatggaGCTGTTCCAGGGGAACCCGTGAAGACGGATAAGAACTCCAGGAGAGGGAACTGGGGGAACCAGATAGAGTTTATCCTCACCAGCGTGGGCTATGCCGTGGGCCTGGGAAACGTATGGAGGTTCCCCTACCTCTGCTACAGAAATGGAGGAG GAGCCTTCATGTTCCCCTACTTCATAATGCTTGTGTTCTGTGGGATCCCTCTGTTCTTCCTGGAGCTCTCCTTCGGACAGTTCGCCAGCCAGGGATGCCTGGGGGTCTGGAGGATCAGCCCTATGTTCAAAG GTGTGGGCTACGGAATGATGGTGGTGTCCACCTACATCGGTATCTACTACAACGTGGTGATCTGCATCGCCTTCTACTATTTCTTCTCCTCCATGACCAACCTGCTGCCGTGGACCTACTGCAACAACCCCTGGAACACGCCCACCTGCAACGGCGTGGTGACGCCCACGGGCATCAACAACACCCTGGCCAACGTCACCCGCAGCCTGGTCACCGGGGCCGCTGAGGTCGCCGTGGAGGTGGTCAATAAGACCAAGAGGACCAGCCCCAGCGAGGAGTACTGGAA ACACTATGTGCTGAAGATCTCAGACGACATCGGGAATTTCGGGGAAGTCCGTCTCCCTATTCTGGGATGTCTGGCcgtgtcctgggtggtggtcttCCTCTGTCTCATCAGAGGAGTCAAGTCTTCAGGAAAG GTGGTGTACTTCACAGCGACGTTCCCCTACGTGGTGCTGACCATCCTGTTCATCAGAGGCATCACCCTGGAGGGAGCTGTCACCGGCATCAAGTACTACCTGACCCCACAGTGGCATAAGATCCTCGACGCTAAG GTGTGGGGAGACGCTGCCTCTCAGATCTTCTACTCTCTGGGCTGTGCATGGGGAGGCCTCATCACTATGGCCTCCTACAACAAGTTCCACAACAACTGCTACAG GGACAGCATCATCATCAGCATCACCAACTGTGCGACCAGCGTGTATGCAGGCTTCGTCATCTTCTCCATCCTGGGCTTCATGGCCCACCACCTGAACGTAGATGTATCTGAGGTGGCCGACCACGGCCCCGGCCTGGCCTTCGTGGCCTACCCAGAGGCCCTCACTCTGCTGCCCATCTCCCCCCTCTGGTCCCTGCTCTTCTTCTTCATGCTCATCCTGCTGGGCCTGGGGACGCAG TTCTGCCTGCTGGAGACCCTGGTGACGGCCATCGTGGATGAGATCGGTACTGACTGGATCATTAGGAACAAGACGGTGGTCACAGGAGGAGTGGCTATAGTGGGCTTCCTGCTGGGGGTGCCGCTCACCACACAG GCTGGGATCTACTGGCTACTGCTCATGGATAACTACGCTGCTAGTTTCTCTCTGGTTATCATCTCCTGCATCATGTGCATCTGCATCATGTACGTCTATG GACACAAGAAATACTTCAAGGACGTTGAGATGATGCTGGGTTTCCCCCCTCCCATCTTCTTCCGGGTCTGCTGGAGATTCGTGTCGCCCATCATCATATCT TTCATCCTGATCTTCACAGTGATCCAGTATAAGCCCATCACCTACAATGACTACGTGTACCCCGGCTGGTCCCTAGCCATCGGCTTCCTTATGGCCATGTCCTCTGTCACATGTATACCCATCTATGCTCTCTACAAGATCTCCAAGTCCGAGGGAACAACATTTTTGGAG CGGTTGAAGAATTCATGCAAGGCGGACATAAAGTGGGGCCCGGCCCTGAGTGAGCACCGGATAGGCCACTACGCCGCCCCAAGCTCAGAGGGAGAAGTGGAGGTGCGTCCCCTGAAAGAGGAGCTgaaggagaaggaggatgagAAGAGGGATGAGATCAGCCTCACCATCCAGGGCAGCAACGGCTCCACAGCACACAACACTACCCCCAGCGCATAG
- the LOC106599379 gene encoding sodium- and chloride-dependent glycine transporter 1 isoform X5, protein MELFKNGAVPGEPVKTDKNSRRGNWGNQIEFILTSVGYAVGLGNVWRFPYLCYRNGGGAFMFPYFIMLVFCGIPLFFLELSFGQFASQGCLGVWRISPMFKGVGYGMMVVSTYIGIYYNVVICIAFYYFFSSMTNLLPWTYCNNPWNTPTCNGVVTPTGINNTLANVTRSLVTGAAEVAVEVVNKTKRTSPSEEYWKHYVLKISDDIGNFGEVRLPILGCLAVSWVVVFLCLIRGVKSSGKVVYFTATFPYVVLTILFIRGITLEGAVTGIKYYLTPQWHKILDAKVWGDAASQIFYSLGCAWGGLITMASYNKFHNNCYRDSIIISITNCATSVYAGFVIFSILGFMAHHLNVDVSEVADHGPGLAFVAYPEALTLLPISPLWSLLFFFMLILLGLGTQFCLLETLVTAIVDEIGTDWIIRNKTVVTGGVAIVGFLLGVPLTTQAGIYWLLLMDNYAASFSLVIISCIMCICIMYVYGHKKYFKDVEMMLGFPPPIFFRVCWRFVSPIIISFILIFTVIQYKPITYNDYVYPGWSLAIGFLMAMSSVTCIPIYALYKISKSEGTTFLERLKNSCKADIKWGPALSEHRIGHYAAPSSEGEVEVRPLKEELKEKEDEKRDEISLTIQGSNGSTAHNTTPSA, encoded by the exons aatggaGCTGTTCCAGGGGAACCCGTGAAGACGGATAAGAACTCCAGGAGAGGGAACTGGGGGAACCAGATAGAGTTTATCCTCACCAGCGTGGGCTATGCCGTGGGCCTGGGAAACGTATGGAGGTTCCCCTACCTCTGCTACAGAAATGGAGGAG GAGCCTTCATGTTCCCCTACTTCATAATGCTTGTGTTCTGTGGGATCCCTCTGTTCTTCCTGGAGCTCTCCTTCGGACAGTTCGCCAGCCAGGGATGCCTGGGGGTCTGGAGGATCAGCCCTATGTTCAAAG GTGTGGGCTACGGAATGATGGTGGTGTCCACCTACATCGGTATCTACTACAACGTGGTGATCTGCATCGCCTTCTACTATTTCTTCTCCTCCATGACCAACCTGCTGCCGTGGACCTACTGCAACAACCCCTGGAACACGCCCACCTGCAACGGCGTGGTGACGCCCACGGGCATCAACAACACCCTGGCCAACGTCACCCGCAGCCTGGTCACCGGGGCCGCTGAGGTCGCCGTGGAGGTGGTCAATAAGACCAAGAGGACCAGCCCCAGCGAGGAGTACTGGAA ACACTATGTGCTGAAGATCTCAGACGACATCGGGAATTTCGGGGAAGTCCGTCTCCCTATTCTGGGATGTCTGGCcgtgtcctgggtggtggtcttCCTCTGTCTCATCAGAGGAGTCAAGTCTTCAGGAAAG GTGGTGTACTTCACAGCGACGTTCCCCTACGTGGTGCTGACCATCCTGTTCATCAGAGGCATCACCCTGGAGGGAGCTGTCACCGGCATCAAGTACTACCTGACCCCACAGTGGCATAAGATCCTCGACGCTAAG GTGTGGGGAGACGCTGCCTCTCAGATCTTCTACTCTCTGGGCTGTGCATGGGGAGGCCTCATCACTATGGCCTCCTACAACAAGTTCCACAACAACTGCTACAG GGACAGCATCATCATCAGCATCACCAACTGTGCGACCAGCGTGTATGCAGGCTTCGTCATCTTCTCCATCCTGGGCTTCATGGCCCACCACCTGAACGTAGATGTATCTGAGGTGGCCGACCACGGCCCCGGCCTGGCCTTCGTGGCCTACCCAGAGGCCCTCACTCTGCTGCCCATCTCCCCCCTCTGGTCCCTGCTCTTCTTCTTCATGCTCATCCTGCTGGGCCTGGGGACGCAG TTCTGCCTGCTGGAGACCCTGGTGACGGCCATCGTGGATGAGATCGGTACTGACTGGATCATTAGGAACAAGACGGTGGTCACAGGAGGAGTGGCTATAGTGGGCTTCCTGCTGGGGGTGCCGCTCACCACACAG GCTGGGATCTACTGGCTACTGCTCATGGATAACTACGCTGCTAGTTTCTCTCTGGTTATCATCTCCTGCATCATGTGCATCTGCATCATGTACGTCTATG GACACAAGAAATACTTCAAGGACGTTGAGATGATGCTGGGTTTCCCCCCTCCCATCTTCTTCCGGGTCTGCTGGAGATTCGTGTCGCCCATCATCATATCT TTCATCCTGATCTTCACAGTGATCCAGTATAAGCCCATCACCTACAATGACTACGTGTACCCCGGCTGGTCCCTAGCCATCGGCTTCCTTATGGCCATGTCCTCTGTCACATGTATACCCATCTATGCTCTCTACAAGATCTCCAAGTCCGAGGGAACAACATTTTTGGAG CGGTTGAAGAATTCATGCAAGGCGGACATAAAGTGGGGCCCGGCCCTGAGTGAGCACCGGATAGGCCACTACGCCGCCCCAAGCTCAGAGGGAGAAGTGGAGGTGCGTCCCCTGAAAGAGGAGCTgaaggagaaggaggatgagAAGAGGGATGAGATCAGCCTCACCATCCAGGGCAGCAACGGCTCCACAGCACACAACACTACCCCCAGCGCATAG